A stretch of DNA from Bacteroidales bacterium:
TAATGATGATATTTCGTTATGAAATTTGATGAATGATTTCTGAAAAAATATTTCAAATTCGTTATGAAAACGGGTATATGCTTTTATAAGCTCCAATCCTTGTTTTGTGATCATTGAACTTCCACCGAGCTGACCGCCCCTGTGTTTTTCAATAACTGAGATACCAAGAAGTTCTTCAATTTTTTTTAGATCGCCCCAAGCCTTGCGATAGCTGATGCCAAGGTTTATCGCTGCTTTTGAAATAGAACCATATTCCTCGATAGCCCGTAGTAAATGCCATTTACCATCGCCCAGGATGCCTTCACCGTTTTTTAATGAGAGCCACAATTTATAATGTGCTTCCAATTCGGGAATTTTCGATTTCATCTTAAAAACAACCCAACTGGCATTTCATTATTTTTACTTTCATATCATCGCAGACTTTACCCACTTCTGATGTTGGAGCATGTAAGTCTTCTGCAATTTTTAATGCAGTGGCGCAAGGGATATATTGCTTGCCTTCTTTAGCAATGATCTTAGCTTTAATTGCTTCTTCAATTTTTTTTCTTTCCATAAAAACAATTTTAGTTATGAAAAATCCACAACAATGAAAATCATGTTTCTTATTTATAAAGGCAGAGGTATGATGATTCTTCTTTAACTACGAGCTGAAACTTTTTATCTTTTTCAACGATGAAGGTTTCGCCTTGTTTAAACTCTTTCCATTCGCTGCTTCCGGGAAGTTTAACGGTAAGTTTTCCTGAGGTTACTGTCATGTATTCTACAGTTGAAGTTCCGAATTCATATTCGCCAACAGCCATAACACCTATAGTTGCTGAACCTTCTTTAGTTGTGAACGCAATTGATTTTACATTGCCACCGAAATATTCGTTTGTTTTGAACATAATTATTTATTTAATTGTTATACTGTTTTATTGTTTAATTGCTAAAAAATTCATTCTTTAACCGTCAACCGTCAACGGCTTTCATCATCCTCCGCTCATTAAATGTATCACATCTACTTTATCGCCGTCGCGGATTATTATTTTTTCGTAATCATCTCTTTTCACAAGATTCCCATTCACTTTAATTACAAGCAATTTAAAAGTAAATTTCTGTACAGCTAAAAGTTCTTTTACAGAAATTTCCTTATAGTTAAGTTCTGTATCGTTATTGTTAAGGTTAATTTTCATCTTCAAATCTTCATATTATAATTCTCAAAATTAAAATTTTATTTTGATTTTAAATAGGTATATTTATAAAGAATTTCATTTATATGATAATGGCAATTGTCATTATACCGATACGGAAATGATTTATTCATAACTTATTTTATACCGATTGTATAGATGTAATAGTCCAATAAATTGTACTATAACATCTATGTCATCGGCATAACCATTGTAAAATTTAAAATATCCTTTGGACTATTTTAAATTAACAATTGGTATTATTTTAAAGGTATTTATGAGCTCACAAGTTCGGTTGCAAAATTTCCTATCCACGACAAGTCGGGATAAATCGGCATAACAGAATCTAAGCTTATTTTGCTTAACAAATCAGCTAAGATTCTATATAAATTCAAATGTTTCCGATAAATCTTTATAAAATCTTTATATTTAATTAATGATTATTTATATTTTCTTTATAAATGACACAGTATCTTTGTAAAAAAATAATAAAACATATAATAAGTGCCAGCGCTATTTACATACAAAGCTAATAAATCAAGACAATATTTTTTAAGTATTGGACTTGTTGTTGTGGTTTCAGCCATTTGTTACTTGCTATCGGATTATATGGGTTACCGTGTTGTCGCGTTGATCCTGATGGTTACCGTTTCGTTCATCGCAATGTTTTATAGCATTCTTCCTGTTTTGGTTTGTGCCATACTTAGCGCCCTGATTTGGGATTATTTTTTTATTCCGCCCTATTTTGCATTTACAGTTCATGACACTGAAGACCTGTTAATGCTGATGATGTACTTTATTATTGCTATGGTGAATGCAGTAATGACCTATAAGATACGACAAATGGAAAAAGCAGCACAGGAGAGAGAAGAAAAAGAAAAAACAGTAATGCTATATAATACTTTATTGAATTCTCTTTCACATGAATTGAGAACACCTATTTCAACTATTATCGGAGCAACGGATAATATGTTATCAGAATTAAACAATTTAACAGAACAAAACAAAAATGATTTATTAAAAGAGATATCAGATGCTTCACTGCGCCTTGACAGGCAGGTAGAGAATTTGCTTAATATGTCAAGACTTGAATCCGGTTTTTTAAAACCCAAAAAGGATTGGTGCGATATCAATGAACTTATTCATGATGTAGCAAACAAGTATACGGGTAATATTGATAATCATACTATAAATATACAGGTTAAAGAGAACTTGCCTCTTTTTAAACTTGACTTTGTACTAATAGAACAAGTGCTGAATAATTTAATTTTAAATGCAATACTGTATACGCCAAAATACTGCATAGTAACAATTATGGCAATGTGTAAAAACGATAATTTAATACTCATCATTGAAGACCATGGCAATGGGTTTCCACCCGAAGAGATTGATAAAGTATTTGATAAATTTTACCGGTTAAAAAATACAAAACCGGGAGGGACAGGGCTTGGATTGTCTATTGTCAAAGGGTTTATTGAAGCACATAATGGCAAGGTGAAACTTGAGAATATCCCTGAAGGTGGAGCCCGGTTTACTATAGAAATACCAGCAGAAACAACATACATAAACAATTTAAAAAATGAATGAGCTGGAAATATTAATTATTGACGATGAAGTCCAGATACGAAAGCTGTTAAGTATAACTTTACACAGCAATAATTACAAAGTTCTGGAGGCTGCCAATGCTAAAGAAGGATTGGCGCTGGCTGCCAGTTGCAGTCCTGATATGATTCTGCTTGATATAGGATTGCCGGATGAAAGCGGGCATATTGTACTAAAGAGATTACGTGAATGGTACAATAAACCTATTATTATCCTTTCCGTTCAGAATTGTGAAGACGATATTGTAAAAGCTTTGGATAATGGTGCAAACGATTATCTTGTAAAACCATTTCGTACAGGTGAACTTCTTGCACGTTTACGTTCAGCAATAAGAAGTACAAATATTGAAGAATCACAGCCAGTATTTGATTTAGGTGATTTATATATTGATCTTTCAACACATACGGTAAAAAAGAATAAAGAAGTTATAAAGCTCACATCAACGGAGTATTATTTGCTGGCGTTATTAGTGGTGAATGAAGGAAAAGTACTGACACATCAGTATATTTTAAGACAAGTGTGGGGTGTTGGTTATATTAGTCAGTCGCAGTATTTGCGCGTATTCATAGCACAACT
This window harbors:
- a CDS encoding response regulator — protein: MNELEILIIDDEVQIRKLLSITLHSNNYKVLEAANAKEGLALAASCSPDMILLDIGLPDESGHIVLKRLREWYNKPIIILSVQNCEDDIVKALDNGANDYLVKPFRTGELLARLRSAIRSTNIEESQPVFDLGDLYIDLSTHTVKKNKEVIKLTSTEYYLLALLVVNEGKVLTHQYILRQVWGVGYISQSQYLRVFIAQLRKKIENDPNRPEYILTESGVGYRFVAKE
- a CDS encoding LysR family transcriptional regulator, producing MKSKIPELEAHYKLWLSLKNGEGILGDGKWHLLRAIEEYGSISKAAINLGISYRKAWGDLKKIEELLGISVIEKHRGGQLGGSSMITKQGLELIKAYTRFHNEFEIFFQKSFIKFHNEISSL
- the thiS gene encoding sulfur carrier protein ThiS; protein product: MKINLNNNDTELNYKEISVKELLAVQKFTFKLLVIKVNGNLVKRDDYEKIIIRDGDKVDVIHLMSGG
- a CDS encoding pyrimidine/purine nucleoside phosphorylase; its protein translation is MFKTNEYFGGNVKSIAFTTKEGSATIGVMAVGEYEFGTSTVEYMTVTSGKLTVKLPGSSEWKEFKQGETFIVEKDKKFQLVVKEESSYLCLYK
- a CDS encoding DUF4118 domain-containing protein gives rise to the protein MPALFTYKANKSRQYFLSIGLVVVVSAICYLLSDYMGYRVVALILMVTVSFIAMFYSILPVLVCAILSALIWDYFFIPPYFAFTVHDTEDLLMLMMYFIIAMVNAVMTYKIRQMEKAAQEREEKEKTVMLYNTLLNSLSHELRTPISTIIGATDNMLSELNNLTEQNKNDLLKEISDASLRLDRQVENLLNMSRLESGFLKPKKDWCDINELIHDVANKYTGNIDNHTINIQVKENLPLFKLDFVLIEQVLNNLILNAILYTPKYCIVTIMAMCKNDNLILIIEDHGNGFPPEEIDKVFDKFYRLKNTKPGGTGLGLSIVKGFIEAHNGKVKLENIPEGGARFTIEIPAETTYINNLKNE